One stretch of Arachis hypogaea cultivar Tifrunner chromosome 20, arahy.Tifrunner.gnm2.J5K5, whole genome shotgun sequence DNA includes these proteins:
- the LOC112783790 gene encoding uncharacterized protein, translating to MASRGRGRERNRGQRRRANEVTIPIDSLTDIMTAMTSVAAAIGTVAVATIRVMDGMQPQAGTGNNDDNEYEGGHNAPNTRVPLSYLEQVNVGQATGESSRRAEVARSDHREPFTKKKGKITPRSQIFKKNRFVASHSQRWSTDRRNDNRLDPNAEGKTSTQLDNLRCPRCKKYHPNRPCRAGLGVCYKCGRPWHMSWNCPYKENRDATEFNSHSRDAGREAPH from the exons ATGGCATCTCGTGGGCGCGGTCGTGAGCGTAATCGAGGTCAAAGACGGCGAGCtaatgaggtaaccataccaatAGATAGTTTGACCGATATCATGACTGCAATGACGAGTGTTGCTGCTGCCATTGGTACTGTTGCTGTCGCGACCATCCGAGTAATGGATGGGATGCAACCACAAGCTGGAACTGGCAACAATGATGATAATGAATATGAAGGTGGACATAATGCTCCGAATACAAGGGTACCACTGAGTTATCTGGAGCAGGTTAACGTGGGTCAGGCAACGGGAGAAAGCTCAAGGAGGGCTGAGGTAGCAAGAAGTGATCACCGAGAacccttcacaaagaaaaagggaaagattacACCGAGGAGccaaattttcaaaaagaatCGCTTTGTCGCTTCACATTCTCAGCGCTGGAGCACTGACCGAAGGAACGATAACCGTCTGGATCCGAATGCTGAAGGGAAAACTAGTACTCAACTGGATAATTTAAGGTGCCCAAGGTGCAAGAAGTACCATCCAAACAGACCGTGCAGGGCCGGAttaggcgtatgttacaagtgcgggagaCCATGGCATATGTCTTGGAATTGTCCATACAAAGAAAATCGGGATGCAACTGAATTTAATTCTCATAGCCGAG atgcaggtcgagaggctcctcactAA